Below is a window of Tolypothrix bouteillei VB521301 DNA.
TCGCCGCAATAGTAAGTTCGCATAATTAATTCTTGTCTACAGAGCTAGAGAGTCAAAACTAATATTAAAGCTTTTCCATTATCTAGCATCTATAGCAATTCTACGCATTCCACTTCCAGAAAAATCTTTTGTCTCATAGCACGGGCATCTTGCCCGTGCTACACTTTCAGAGGAAATCTCCAGAAACCATTAAGAACGAGGGCGAGGAGCATTAAAAGCATCCCATGCGGCTTTTGCTGCATCTTGGAAACGATCGCCAAGTTCGGCAAACTGTTTCCAAAACTCGTACCAGTTTTTCTCAACTTCCTGCTGAAGGATTGTAAATGCGTTTTCAATGCGATCGCGTTCTATGAGTGTTTCACCTTCAATTGCTTCTCTTGCGCGACGGACTGCATCTAAAAAAGTTTCCCGAGTGAGAGTTCCTGCAGATTCTGCTTCTGCTTGGGCGCGTCTTCTGAGTGCTTCAATCAGTGCTTTGGTTTCGTGCTTAATTTCATCAGTTTCCCCCGCCATCTCGGTTTCTACCATTTCATTGGTTTGAGGGCTAACTTGTACCACAACTACGTTTTCTTCACCGTTTGCATTGTATGTCATTGGTTTGCCTCCTTGGTAAGGATTGTAGGAATAGGGTCAGAGATTGAGGATTGAGAAGAAATTTCCCAATCGCCAGTTGCTAATCCCCAATCCCTTAACGAAATGAAAATTCAGAACTTCTAGATGTTGGTTGTTGTTCTAACTTTAGCAAAGCTTCTACTCTTGCTTCAGTCGGCGGGTGAGAAGAGAACAAGCTGCTGAGGAACTGTCCGGAAAACCCGTTGGTAATTAACAGTGGTTCAAAAGCGGGATTGGCATTCAGTGGTAATTCCCTAGCTGTGGCTTCCAAACGTTGTAATGCACGGGCTAAAGCACGAGGATTACCTGTGAGTCGTGCAGAACCAGCATCGGCTGCAAACTCCCGCGTCCGCGATATTGCTAATTGAACGATCGTTGCAGAAATGGGAGCAAGCAGTACTGTTAATAGTAAACCTATAGGATTGGGGCTGTTGTCGCGATCGCTCCTTTGATACGGTGCATACCAAACGCTATAACTGACTATTTGGGCTAGAAACGAGATAGCCCCTGCAATTGTAGCAGCGACGGCTTGTGTGAGGGTGTCACGATTGGCGACGTGAGTTAATTCGTGTGCAATAACACCTTCGAGTTCATCTTCTGGAAGTAAATTTAAAATTCCTTCTGTCACTGCGACTGCAGCGTGCTCTGGATCGCGCCCCGTAGCGAAAGCATTGGCTGCTGGGCTGGGAACTATGTATATTCTCGGTACAGGTAGGTTAGCGCGATCGCACAATCGCTGCACCATGCGGTACAAGCCTGGTGCTTCTTGTGCTGACACGGGCTGAGCGCGGTATGCGGCTAAAGCAATCTTATCTGATTGATACCATGACAATAAGTTTGTTACTGCTGCGATCGCAATCCCCATAACTATGCCACTGGTTCCGCCTATAATCCAGTAGCTTATAGTAATTAGAATTGCACTTAATAAAGCCAATAAAGCAGCAGTCTTAAATTGATTTTTCATGCTTTGGTCTCCTTAATAATGCTGAACTTTCAAGTCCATAGCTTGTTAGTAAAAGCATTACTTAAACCACACACCCAATCTATCAACCCCACCATAGATTTTAAAGGGAGAAATTAACTCCTGTATGGTACGGTTTTCCCTCTGCATCTTTCATACTTCATATTTCCTACTTCCTACTTCTTCCTTAAGATTGATTTAGCTTAGGTATAGAAAGTAATCTTCGCTCTAAAAGTAGGAAAAGCTAGAAAAGTGTTTTCAATTGACTCTTAGTTTTAATAAATGTACGTAAAGTAGGAAAATTAAAGCAGTCAATCAAAAAATAGCTAAAAAATAGTATTATTTATCTAAAGATTAATAACAAGACTGGATTCTATTATCATAGAAAAAATATATACAATGGTTCTTGAAGAGGAAATTTTTCAATTGAACGGCGTATTTGGCGCAGTATTACTCATCACCTAGTAGAGTTTCTACCTCCAGGGTTAATATCTCCGAGGACAAATCTAATGGCACAGAATATAAACAAAACAGGGTTGTTGCAGAAGGTTATTAAAAGCTTGCAGGAAGTGGCAGATTTTATTTTCAGTCCTTGGATGCATCGTGCATATGTTAAATCACTGCACAGACGAGTCGAATACCTAGAGCGAAAAGTCTATGAAGGTGTACCAAATACAGAAGAACGCCTAGAAGTGCTAATTCAGCATTGGCAAAACCAGTTTGACTTACTGCAAAATCAAGCCAAAACTCAGTTAGATAAGCTTGTAGAATATGACTTGCACCAGCAAGTCCTAGAAATCCTCAAGGAACAAACGCATATTATTATCCAAACAATAAAACCCAATATAGAAGATTTGGTATGCGAGATTGAGAAGAAAAAGCATTTAGACGATAAAGAAACAGAAGCAGACCTTCAAGCAAAACAACACAAGTTGCAAGAATCTTTAACACAAATTCAACACTTGAATGATTTGCTACCACATATAGAAGCACAGACAGCAGCTAGTCTAGAAGCTGGACATTGGCTGCTAGCGATTAGAGAAGACTTAGCACAAGACTTGGCAAAAGAGTTATTGGGTAGGCAAAATTCTCAGATAAAAGTGTTCCGCACTCAGTTGAGTAGATACCTAAAGCTCCTTGGTAGTTGTCTGGAAAATGGTATTGAACCTCGTTTGTTGTATCAAGGAATTATCAGCCACGAGCAACCATCACCTGAGATCTACCTAGAAGCATTTAATCTCATTAAAAATCGATACATTCCAGAGTGGGAATACTCATCCCACGTTTCCAAAAAAGCAGCTGAGGAATTGAAGAAGTATTTCAATTACTTGACTGACTATCTAGTCACAGTTTTGCTATGAACTGAAACATCCACATTCACAGGCGCTAACTCAATAGGTTACAAAACCTTAACCTTCGCAATCTCATTGCTGTCAAGATACGATCGCTTTATGGAATCGTGGCAATTTGTTAAAAGTTAGTTCCTATTGGGCAGGCAGTGCAATACTGGGAATTGTCAGCGTTCAGTTAGGAACAGTTTTAGCCAGATTGTGGAGGTAAAAAGTTGTTATGGCAGCTTGGAAACAACTCACAATATATATAGGCAAATCAGATCGTTGGTACGGTCAGCCACTGTACACAGCTTTAGTTGGACTTGCCAGAAAGCGGGGAATAGTTGGTGCAACAGTAACGCAAGCAATAACAGGGTTTGGAAAACAAACCTCTTGTCAAACTTGTGAACTTTGGGAGTTGTCCTCTGATATACCGATTGTGGTAACCATGATAGACCGAGAGGATGCTCTTGATGAGATATTACCATATATTAAAGAAATGGTCAGGGATGGGCTAGTCACTCTTCAAAACGTTGAAGTTATGCACCACGCACCGCTTCCATCCGGTTATCGCAAGTTTAATTGAGTGCTACTTGCTTTAAGTATTACAATGAGCAAGTTAGAAATGTGCTCCACTCACTTTAAAACTAATGACTATTTCTAAAGTAGAAGTCAAGCAGTTACTAGAACGATTAATTTTTGAGGATACACCTTCTCAAGAATGGGTGCAGGATGTTTGGGAATTCAGCCCAACACTGGGAGACAGTGCAGCAAAGTTACTAGAAGTATATGAAGCATTAATTGATTGCTGCTCGGAAGAGCAGTTGGATAATTTGCTGCAAAGCTACTATCAGCAACGTCTTGGATAAATTACACTGACTTGCAGAAGGCTACAGGTTCTATTAGTGGGCAAAAAATAGTTCACAAATTAAGGCGTCAAACACTCCTTAATTTTACAAACAACAGTTGGAGAGGTGGCAGAGTGGTTGAATGAGTGCTTCCTAAAGTCCGTGTAGTAAGCGTTTCAGGAATTTTTAGGAGTGAACCAGATGTGGGGCTAGTATCTTAAGTAAAAAAAATCTATCGATCCACATTAGCTAATTCAATTCGTACTTGCATACCAACAGCCTTAGCAGCACGCCCGATAGTGTCCAAGGTTACTGACACATTATCTGGATCTAAAAGTCTGTCGAGAGATGACCTACTAGTATTCATAAGCTTTGCCATCTCAACTTTGGATATGTTCTTTTCTTTCATTGCTTGTTGTAATTGCCAAGCAATCACCCGTTTTATTACAACCAGGTTAATCTCTTCAAGAGTGCCTTCTTCTTCTAGAAGATCGTCAAGAGACGAACCGACATAAGGATTATTACTCATCCATTCATCTCCAAATCTTTTTTACGCTCTAAAGCTAAATTCAACTCTTTAGGTGGTGTTTTCTGAGTTTTTTTGATAAACCCATGAAGCAAAATCATTTCTTCTGCATAAATACAGAAGAAAACACGCGCTATCCCTTGAGGTAAATTAGTGCGAATTTCATATAATCCATCCCCCATGGGACGACAAACTGGCATTCCAATGGGAAAACCAAATTCAACTGTCTTGATATCAACACCAATTAAGTATCTGGCATCTTTATCTAGGTTTTTTAACCAATCACGAACTGGCTCGTTACCATTTTCGTTTTTATAAAATCTTGCTGGGACTCGTTTTTCTTCCATGTGTACCAAATCAAGTTAAAAGTGTTGCCATTCAAAAAAGTTGGAACTGTACTTTTCGATCGGCTACAACAAGATAACTCGACTTGATGCACCTAATGTACCTTTTTTGGTGCATAACGTCAACACTGAATTGAAAACATAATATCCTTTTTGTCAACGTATATTAGTGGACCGGCGCTCTAGCGAACGGTACAACCAAAGAGGTAAGATCTCACCTTATGTATGAGTAAAAATGCTTTAGCAGAAATGTGGATGGGTAGCAGTAACCTAGCCGGGGGCGATCGTACTTGTTGTTTTTTGATACTTTTTAGGATAGGATAGATGCTGTATTTTTAATCTCGTGCTAATTTAAGAAAAAAGGCGTTTCACTAACCTCGCCCTATAGGGATGAGTTTTAATTTGCAGTTAGAGCCTTAATATATTTTTTGGAGAGGTGGCAGAGCGGTTGAATGCGGCGCACTCGAAATGCGTTTTAGGGTGACCTAACGGGGGTTCGAATCCCCCCCTCTCCGTTTTAATATCTGTAAAACTTTCAGCAACGCTTACCTTTGTAGAAACGGTTGCATTGTTTGAATTGGTTGAATAAATGGTTGAATTTGTAAAACTTATTTAATAAATTCCATAACATAAAAATAATTTAATACCGTCGCCTGTCATGACTCATACCATTTGGCGTCGCTCGCAAGTGACGTAAATTCTGTAGAGACACATTGTTGGAAGTGTCTCTACACCCTCAAATTGTGTCATCCTTTTCATCAGCAGCAGACTGGTGCTACATCTCAGTTGGCGAGCCTGCTTTTACCTTCTAAAAAAAGTTTTTAGCGATCGCAGCATACCCTGCATAAATCAAATCGGTCAGACATATGAACCGGTAGGAGCAAGAAAAACAAAAATTGCTCTCATAAAAATTCACTACCTACCGGGAGAGATCGATGATTTTTTTACGTTCTAAATCTAGCCATTTTGCTTTGTTGGTGAGCTTGACTTTAGCAAGTTCGATTATTAGCACTGTTGCTAGGGCAGAGTCAAATCCTTTTATTTCCAAAAACACCGTAAGTCAACCTAGCATTCAGAAAATTAACAATCCTATTATCCGCGATAAAATTGATATTTTTACTCCAGGCAAAATCAATGGTGCCGATCAATTTAAAGAAGGATTTGCCGACTTTAAAGAAAAACCAGGTTTTGCTGATTTTACCAAACCTGTTGATAAATCGAGCATTGCAGACCCATCTATTATACAGCGTCCGTCCGCAGTTGATACATTCAAACAAATTCAAACTCGTTAAGTTTGAATATTTTTCAAGGTAATTCTAATTTCAGTCAGACTTAGTTAACTTTGTAAAGACGTTTTGGCAAAACGTCTTTACCTTACTCATAGGTAATTATCATGATACAGGAAACAAAAAAAGTTCAATTTGTTGTCAAAACATCCAAACATTGTAACCTGAGATGTCGCTACTGTTATGAATACGCAGAGTTAGCCAACAAACAAGCGATCGCACTAGCTCAAATACAGCAAATGTTTACCAATATTGCTAGTTACTATCAACATTTAGATTTTGATATTGAAATTGAGTTTGTCTG
It encodes the following:
- a CDS encoding DUF190 domain-containing protein: MAAWKQLTIYIGKSDRWYGQPLYTALVGLARKRGIVGATVTQAITGFGKQTSCQTCELWELSSDIPIVVTMIDREDALDEILPYIKEMVRDGLVTLQNVEVMHHAPLPSGYRKFN
- a CDS encoding type II toxin-antitoxin system RelE/ParE family toxin; protein product: MEEKRVPARFYKNENGNEPVRDWLKNLDKDARYLIGVDIKTVEFGFPIGMPVCRPMGDGLYEIRTNLPQGIARVFFCIYAEEMILLHGFIKKTQKTPPKELNLALERKKDLEMNG
- a CDS encoding helix-turn-helix domain-containing protein, translating into MSNNPYVGSSLDDLLEEEGTLEEINLVVIKRVIAWQLQQAMKEKNISKVEMAKLMNTSRSSLDRLLDPDNVSVTLDTIGRAAKAVGMQVRIELANVDR
- a CDS encoding zinc metalloprotease HtpX, whose protein sequence is MKNQFKTAALLALLSAILITISYWIIGGTSGIVMGIAIAAVTNLLSWYQSDKIALAAYRAQPVSAQEAPGLYRMVQRLCDRANLPVPRIYIVPSPAANAFATGRDPEHAAVAVTEGILNLLPEDELEGVIAHELTHVANRDTLTQAVAATIAGAISFLAQIVSYSVWYAPYQRSDRDNSPNPIGLLLTVLLAPISATIVQLAISRTREFAADAGSARLTGNPRALARALQRLEATARELPLNANPAFEPLLITNGFSGQFLSSLFSSHPPTEARVEALLKLEQQPTSRSSEFSFR